Proteins encoded together in one Peribacillus asahii window:
- a CDS encoding LacI family DNA-binding transcriptional regulator, whose protein sequence is MVRKVVSAMEVAKLANVSQSTVSRVFTPGASVSEKTRKKVLKVAEELDYQPNALARGLITRKTNMVGLAMKDIQNPFYHEVLGIFTKRLRAQGYSVLFVYTENEEIQQEEINHFLEYNVEAVIVTDALLSSKVVAKLQDYDIPVTLFNRHDKNLLCNSVSCDNISAANEIAAYIYEKGHRDIVFITGRINTSTSQDRQKGFTDFFKNKGIDITILEGDYTYEKAFNLTKNMLETGHRPEAIFGANDITALGALDALKEKNISVPDETIVIGFDDIKMSSWPNYALSTWVQPIEQMVDETIHLLMSDSNHNQYQTVKLKGHFIHRKTTK, encoded by the coding sequence ATGGTAAGGAAAGTTGTATCAGCAATGGAAGTTGCTAAATTGGCAAATGTATCTCAATCGACGGTATCACGGGTGTTTACACCGGGAGCAAGCGTCTCAGAAAAAACAAGAAAGAAAGTATTGAAAGTAGCAGAAGAATTGGATTATCAACCTAATGCATTAGCAAGAGGACTCATTACAAGAAAAACGAATATGGTTGGCCTAGCAATGAAAGATATCCAGAATCCCTTCTATCATGAAGTTTTAGGGATATTTACAAAAAGGCTAAGAGCACAAGGATATTCCGTGTTATTTGTGTATACGGAAAATGAAGAAATTCAACAAGAAGAAATTAATCATTTCTTAGAATACAACGTAGAAGCTGTTATTGTAACGGATGCCCTTCTCTCTTCAAAAGTTGTGGCAAAACTTCAAGATTATGATATTCCTGTCACATTATTCAACCGACATGATAAAAATTTATTATGTAATTCTGTCAGCTGTGACAATATCAGCGCTGCCAACGAAATTGCTGCCTATATTTACGAAAAAGGGCATAGAGATATCGTTTTTATTACAGGGAGAATTAATACATCCACAAGCCAAGACAGACAGAAAGGATTTACAGACTTTTTTAAAAATAAAGGGATCGATATCACGATATTAGAAGGAGATTACACATACGAAAAGGCCTTTAATCTTACAAAAAATATGCTGGAAACTGGACATAGACCTGAAGCCATTTTTGGAGCTAATGATATAACAGCTTTAGGCGCGTTAGATGCGCTAAAGGAAAAAAATATTTCTGTTCCAGATGAGACAATTGTAATCGGATTTGATGATATAAAAATGTCATCTTGGCCTAATTATGCCCTATCAACTTGGGTACAGCCTATAGAGCAAATGGTTGACGAAACCATTCATTTATTAATGTCCGATTCAAATCATAACCAGTATCAAACAGTTAAACTAAAGGGTCACTTTATTCATCGCAAAACCACAAAATAG
- a CDS encoding DinB family protein, with amino-acid sequence MKEWTMQLFDYHVWTNDRLIQHLKGLPEAVFLNKVNSVFPTVAETFGHMIAVDELWYLRMKGNSLQQIVSKSFSTIEDTVKASTILHNEIKDFLINTENVEDMVGYQNTKGDQFNNKIAEVVQHIVNHGTYHRGNIAAMIRQMGYEGVSTDYIFYLRDK; translated from the coding sequence GTGAAAGAATGGACTATGCAATTATTTGATTACCATGTATGGACTAACGATAGGTTAATTCAACATTTAAAAGGCCTTCCAGAGGCAGTTTTTCTTAACAAAGTGAACAGTGTTTTCCCTACCGTTGCTGAAACCTTTGGCCATATGATAGCAGTGGATGAACTATGGTATTTGCGGATGAAAGGAAATAGCTTACAGCAAATTGTATCCAAATCATTCAGCACAATTGAGGATACTGTAAAAGCATCTACTATTTTACATAATGAGATAAAGGATTTTCTTATCAATACGGAAAATGTTGAAGATATGGTTGGTTATCAAAATACGAAAGGTGACCAATTTAACAACAAAATTGCTGAAGTCGTTCAACATATAGTCAATCACGGAACGTATCATAGAGGAAACATTGCTGCAATGATTAGACAGATGGGGTATGAGGGCGTATCAACCGATTATATTTTTTATTTAAGAGACAAATAA
- a CDS encoding transposase, whose product MEIFLILGSIIAPALMIILQRKWFIFRIIFHVAAILSALIFGNIASISIHQIIEDQTVFMTNIHALFLNPLFLLTGAYLGVYLLYTLTLHTLNDISHSN is encoded by the coding sequence ATGGAGATTTTTTTAATTTTGGGCAGTATCATCGCTCCCGCACTAATGATTATACTTCAAAGAAAATGGTTTATATTTCGGATTATTTTTCATGTAGCAGCGATTTTATCAGCACTTATTTTTGGGAATATCGCTTCTATCTCCATTCATCAAATCATCGAAGATCAAACAGTATTCATGACCAATATCCACGCTTTATTTCTCAACCCTCTTTTCTTACTAACAGGGGCATATTTAGGCGTATATCTACTCTATACACTTACTTTACATACATTGAATGATATCAGTCATTCAAATTAA
- a CDS encoding acyltransferase family protein: protein MNQPLAKIESKRRPEVDRIQNQPLINIESKFRPEIEGLRLVAALLVAVYHIWLNRVSGGVDVFFVISGFLITTSIVSTINRTGEFRFRLYITKLMKRLLPSVFFILGMVLVLSWFLLPESILNKTIREVFASMFFYQNWQLAFSSTDYLDSSQMKTPVEHFWALSIQGQFYMIWFLVFTFILLLIKKYKITKVKTLINTILGVLFVSSFIYSIYLTNINQPWAYFITMTRVWEFTLGSLLCINLSSMKVNKYIATVIGWLGLIGLILTGIVFNVSEMFPGYIASWPMICALFIVLSGTQDTKYGVKRFLGSSVMVKLGGISFGIYLWHWVLLEFYRYNVQETPGAIVGTLIIISSIILSFLMTRYIEKPIRSSADNKSFNRLGIMGGVNILLIGSLLMGVYINQSELEKEITYENYPGALAVENPNDVPDKEPIPTFSKAFNDVPQAHLDGSNQGVEDSDLKIGEYGKTENYDATIALIGSSHSEHWLGAILQATKDSNYRVLSLTRSGTRFSTGYPDDELKGIWVNNVLDYLKDADVDLIVAQATASDTSVNRIQQQMVDQLQYVKDEYGMEVLAIRDDPRYSFNVLESLETDGLEETAKKMNLEDNQKDEKFWRKFENENKSLHKIDLTDYFKVNGEFQPIIGNVVIYRDNRHLTNTYSESFGPVFEEKINKILKDE, encoded by the coding sequence ATGAATCAACCATTAGCTAAGATTGAGAGTAAACGTAGACCTGAAGTCGATAGAATTCAGAATCAACCATTAATTAATATTGAGAGTAAATTCAGACCAGAAATCGAAGGGTTACGCCTTGTTGCCGCACTATTGGTAGCTGTCTATCATATCTGGCTTAATCGTGTTTCTGGTGGGGTTGATGTATTCTTTGTAATTTCAGGTTTTCTTATTACTACTTCAATTGTTTCTACAATTAATCGAACAGGAGAATTTCGTTTTCGGCTATATATCACAAAGTTAATGAAAAGATTACTTCCTTCTGTATTTTTTATTCTTGGAATGGTTCTGGTTTTAAGTTGGTTTTTATTACCTGAATCAATTTTAAATAAAACGATACGTGAAGTATTTGCTTCCATGTTTTTTTATCAAAACTGGCAACTGGCTTTTTCGAGTACGGATTATTTAGATTCCAGCCAAATGAAAACACCTGTTGAACACTTTTGGGCCTTGTCTATACAAGGACAATTTTATATGATTTGGTTTTTGGTATTCACTTTCATTTTATTATTAATAAAAAAATATAAAATAACTAAAGTTAAAACATTGATCAATACTATTTTAGGGGTATTATTTGTTTCTTCTTTTATATACTCAATATATTTAACGAATATTAATCAACCGTGGGCGTATTTCATTACGATGACACGTGTGTGGGAATTTACTTTAGGTAGCTTGCTTTGTATCAATTTATCATCAATGAAGGTAAATAAATATATTGCTACAGTAATAGGTTGGCTTGGATTAATCGGTTTGATTTTAACCGGAATCGTTTTCAATGTATCTGAAATGTTTCCGGGGTATATTGCCTCATGGCCAATGATCTGTGCATTATTCATTGTTTTGTCTGGTACACAAGATACAAAATATGGTGTCAAACGCTTTTTAGGTTCATCTGTAATGGTAAAGCTAGGCGGAATTTCTTTTGGAATCTATTTATGGCATTGGGTATTATTAGAGTTCTATCGTTATAATGTCCAAGAAACTCCAGGAGCTATCGTTGGAACCCTTATTATTATTTCATCCATTATCTTATCTTTTTTAATGACACGATATATAGAAAAACCAATTCGAAGCTCAGCCGACAATAAATCATTTAATAGACTTGGGATAATGGGTGGTGTGAATATACTCTTAATTGGATCTCTTTTGATGGGAGTATATATCAACCAATCTGAGCTAGAAAAAGAAATAACCTATGAAAATTATCCAGGAGCGTTAGCTGTAGAAAATCCTAATGATGTACCTGATAAGGAGCCGATACCGACATTTTCCAAAGCTTTTAATGACGTACCACAAGCACATTTGGATGGCAGTAATCAGGGTGTAGAAGATAGTGACTTAAAAATAGGGGAATATGGTAAAACTGAAAATTACGATGCGACAATTGCCCTGATTGGTAGTTCCCATTCAGAACATTGGTTAGGTGCAATATTACAAGCAACAAAAGATTCTAATTATCGTGTATTGAGTCTGACTCGTTCAGGTACAAGGTTTTCAACAGGGTATCCGGATGATGAATTGAAAGGTATCTGGGTCAATAATGTTCTAGATTATCTAAAGGATGCAGATGTAGATCTTATCGTTGCTCAAGCTACAGCTTCTGATACGTCTGTTAATAGAATCCAACAACAAATGGTTGATCAGCTGCAGTATGTTAAAGATGAATATGGTATGGAAGTGTTAGCTATTCGTGATGATCCAAGATATAGTTTCAATGTGTTGGAATCATTAGAAACAGATGGACTAGAAGAAACGGCAAAAAAAATGAATTTAGAAGATAATCAGAAAGATGAAAAATTTTGGAGGAAATTTGAAAATGAGAATAAATCATTGCATAAAATTGACTTAACGGATTACTTTAAAGTAAATGGTGAATTCCAGCCTATTATCGGTAATGTTGTGATTTATCGAGATAACAGACATTTAACCAATACTTATTCTGAAAGTTTTGGACCTGTTTTTGAGGAAAAAATCAATAAGATACTCAAAGATGAATGA
- a CDS encoding PA2169 family four-helix-bundle protein → MEKEVIIEELNTLLRGTYMGIRSFEHYIQKVDDEKIKKTFQSMQEDVKLSAQQIAERIQNLGGVPADDEGVSGSMHSFMHKVMLPDDTNKIIKDALEGLDNYGVQYSEELVKGDLDPESKKIAEKVIDTSRRQVEELRHLLH, encoded by the coding sequence GTGGAAAAAGAGGTTATCATCGAAGAATTAAATACTTTATTAAGAGGTACATATATGGGAATACGTTCGTTTGAACATTATATCCAAAAGGTAGACGATGAGAAGATAAAGAAAACATTTCAGTCTATGCAGGAGGATGTAAAGCTGAGTGCTCAACAAATAGCGGAACGTATTCAGAATCTAGGTGGAGTTCCGGCCGACGATGAAGGTGTCTCTGGATCCATGCACAGCTTTATGCATAAAGTCATGCTTCCTGATGATACAAACAAGATTATTAAGGACGCCTTAGAAGGATTAGATAACTACGGCGTTCAATATTCCGAGGAACTTGTAAAGGGCGATTTAGATCCGGAGAGTAAAAAAATCGCTGAAAAAGTGATTGATACTAGCCGAAGACAGGTTGAAGAATTACGGCATTTATTACATTAA
- a CDS encoding IDEAL domain-containing protein, with protein sequence MKKNLLSTPTINEVNIMDSEFAEMVLNKVLCDFRKEQLRIEIDRSLENRNKEEFLRLTEELKRIS encoded by the coding sequence ATGAAAAAGAATTTGCTTAGCACACCAACAATTAATGAGGTAAATATCATGGATTCCGAATTTGCTGAAATGGTGTTAAACAAAGTCCTTTGTGATTTCCGAAAAGAGCAACTTCGAATAGAGATCGATCGATCATTAGAGAATCGAAACAAAGAAGAATTCCTACGATTAACAGAAGAATTAAAACGTATTTCTTAA
- the hisD gene encoding histidinol dehydrogenase produces MAIYLKQGKVAEDIQKDDAKVSEIVSSTIKKIEEEGDKAIRELSENFDKWSPESFRLTEEQIEEICASIPAQTVEDIEFAQNNIRRFAEEQRKSMADIEVETMPGVILGHKNIPVNSVGCYIPGGRYPMVASAHMSVLTAKVAGVKRVIACTPPINGEIPAATVYAMHKAGADEIYILGGIQAMAGMAIGTETIEPVDMIVGPGNAFVAEAKRQLYGRVGIDLFAGPTETLVVADETSDPEMIATDILGQGEHGPTSPGALITTSKEIADETVKEIERQLQILPTADVARVSWEDYGQIILVEDEQEALKEADRLAFEHVEILTKNPDFFLENMTNYGCLFLGPETNVAYGDKVIGTNHTLPTKGAARYTGGLWVGKFLKTVTYQKVTSPEQSAYIGEYAARLCQLENFAGHAEQALLRVRKYGNKE; encoded by the coding sequence ATGGCAATTTATTTAAAACAAGGTAAAGTAGCGGAAGATATTCAAAAGGACGATGCAAAGGTTTCTGAAATAGTTAGTTCTACTATTAAGAAAATTGAAGAAGAAGGCGATAAAGCTATCAGAGAATTATCGGAAAACTTCGATAAATGGAGTCCTGAAAGCTTTCGTTTAACGGAAGAGCAAATCGAGGAAATCTGTGCTTCTATTCCGGCACAAACTGTAGAAGATATTGAATTTGCCCAAAACAATATTAGAAGATTTGCAGAAGAACAAAGAAAATCTATGGCAGATATTGAAGTAGAAACAATGCCAGGTGTTATTCTTGGACACAAGAATATTCCAGTAAACAGTGTCGGCTGCTACATTCCTGGAGGACGTTATCCAATGGTTGCTTCCGCACATATGAGTGTACTGACGGCTAAAGTAGCAGGTGTTAAAAGAGTCATCGCCTGCACTCCACCGATTAATGGAGAGATTCCAGCTGCAACGGTCTATGCAATGCATAAAGCTGGAGCTGACGAAATTTATATTCTTGGCGGAATCCAAGCGATGGCTGGAATGGCAATCGGTACAGAAACAATTGAACCTGTAGATATGATCGTTGGACCTGGCAACGCATTTGTTGCTGAAGCAAAACGTCAATTATATGGCCGCGTTGGTATCGACTTATTTGCCGGCCCAACAGAAACACTAGTTGTTGCTGATGAAACAAGTGATCCGGAAATGATTGCAACAGACATTCTAGGACAAGGTGAACACGGACCAACTTCACCAGGAGCATTAATCACAACTTCTAAAGAAATTGCTGATGAAACAGTTAAAGAGATTGAAAGACAATTACAAATTTTGCCTACAGCTGATGTAGCAAGAGTGTCTTGGGAAGACTATGGACAAATCATTTTAGTTGAAGACGAGCAAGAGGCTTTAAAAGAGGCAGACCGATTAGCATTCGAACATGTTGAAATCCTTACAAAAAACCCTGATTTCTTCTTAGAGAATATGACAAATTACGGCTGCTTATTCTTAGGACCTGAAACGAATGTTGCTTACGGAGATAAAGTAATCGGAACAAATCATACGTTACCTACAAAAGGTGCAGCAAGATATACTGGCGGACTTTGGGTAGGTAAATTCTTAAAAACGGTTACATATCAAAAAGTTACATCACCAGAACAAAGTGCCTATATTGGTGAATACGCAGCTAGACTTTGCCAATTAGAAAACTTCGCTGGTCACGCTGAACAAGCATTACTACGTGTTCGCAAGTACGGAAATAAAGAATAA
- a CDS encoding GntP family permease, producing MISMFGLIGGLILLTVLVMRGMNLLIVAPISALFVAVLNGVPLFPQFAAKGEVDFITGYMSGFAGFITSWYLMFLAGAIFGKVMEDSGAAESVSHWIVSKIGMKHAVLAVVLACAVLTYGGVSLFVVAFAVYPMAVSLFKEANLPRRFIPAALAFGSTTFTMTSAGSPEIQNWIPIPYLQTSPYAGWEVSLITAVFMLIFGYIWLMKMIKKAVKNGEHFIERETDNTEIRTNLPHPLLSLIPLLAVLIVAFIFHESLAQSALILALLSGIIATWLLNRKYFRNFWDAVSEGTAGALIAIGNTAAVVGFGGVAKITPAFSTAVDFMTSIPGYPLIGGALAVMVIAGLTGSSSGGQSIALPILAPHYLDLGVNAEALHRTVSISSGTLDSLPHGGYAVTTIRAIAGETHKDAYPAFGAMTVIVPIVAVVLAVILFSIGLGI from the coding sequence ATGATAAGTATGTTTGGGTTAATTGGAGGCTTAATTTTATTAACCGTTCTCGTCATGAGAGGCATGAATCTACTAATCGTTGCTCCAATCTCAGCACTGTTCGTAGCAGTGCTGAACGGAGTGCCTCTATTCCCGCAGTTTGCGGCTAAAGGAGAAGTAGATTTTATTACTGGTTACATGAGTGGCTTTGCAGGATTCATCACATCCTGGTATTTGATGTTCTTAGCAGGTGCTATTTTCGGTAAAGTTATGGAGGATAGCGGTGCCGCAGAAAGTGTATCACATTGGATTGTTTCAAAAATCGGAATGAAACACGCTGTGCTCGCTGTCGTTCTTGCCTGTGCAGTTTTAACATACGGAGGCGTTAGTTTATTCGTCGTAGCTTTCGCTGTATATCCAATGGCAGTCAGTTTATTTAAAGAAGCAAATTTACCTAGAAGATTTATACCAGCAGCATTAGCTTTTGGTTCTACTACGTTTACTATGACTTCTGCAGGATCACCTGAAATTCAAAACTGGATTCCTATTCCTTACTTACAAACAAGCCCGTATGCAGGATGGGAAGTTAGTTTAATTACAGCTGTATTTATGCTTATATTCGGATATATCTGGCTCATGAAAATGATTAAAAAAGCTGTTAAAAATGGCGAGCATTTTATTGAAAGAGAAACAGATAATACCGAGATAAGAACAAACTTACCACATCCATTATTAAGTTTAATTCCTTTATTAGCTGTTCTTATCGTGGCATTTATTTTCCATGAGTCGTTAGCCCAATCTGCTTTGATTCTTGCCCTACTAAGCGGTATTATTGCCACATGGTTATTAAACAGAAAATATTTCAGGAACTTTTGGGATGCAGTTAGTGAAGGAACAGCTGGTGCACTTATTGCGATTGGGAATACGGCTGCGGTAGTTGGCTTTGGAGGAGTTGCCAAAATAACACCTGCATTTAGCACGGCAGTTGATTTCATGACGAGCATTCCAGGATATCCATTAATCGGAGGAGCTTTAGCCGTTATGGTTATCGCCGGATTAACAGGTTCTTCATCCGGTGGTCAATCCATTGCACTCCCTATTCTTGCTCCGCACTATTTAGATTTGGGAGTTAACGCAGAAGCCCTGCATCGAACGGTATCCATCTCATCTGGTACATTAGATTCATTACCTCACGGGGGATATGCTGTAACAACAATTAGAGCCATCGCTGGTGAAACACATAAGGACGCGTACCCTGCATTTGGTGCGATGACAGTAATTGTACCAATTGTGGCAGTAGTTCTTGCTGTTATCTTGTTCTCGATTGGTTTGGGGATTTAA
- a CDS encoding DMT family transporter, with amino-acid sequence MDNKLALLLIGTGASLWGIIGLFVTSLYEMGFSPIQVVTIRALSATLFLVLYIIFKNRQLLKIKVTDSKYFIGTGIFSFVLFNWCVFSAIKETSISVATILLYTAPAFVTIFSRFIFKELLTTRKILALLITFIGCSFVIGILPNTNESISLYGLILGLGSGLFYALYSIFGKFALRKYNSLTVTAYTFLFAAIAVTPFSGLWLVVPLFADIKVWVYIIGLGFLSTMLPFIFYTKGLNTIESSQASIIATIEPVVASLVGFLIFHEKLNVWQYFGIFLVIAAVIIVQETSKKTKKSVISNELSL; translated from the coding sequence GTGGATAACAAACTAGCATTGCTATTGATTGGTACAGGGGCTTCGTTATGGGGAATTATCGGTCTATTTGTAACATCTCTTTATGAAATGGGCTTTTCGCCGATACAGGTTGTTACAATTCGCGCCTTATCCGCAACTTTATTTTTAGTGCTTTATATCATTTTTAAGAATCGCCAGCTTTTAAAAATCAAAGTAACTGATAGTAAATATTTTATTGGAACCGGCATTTTTAGTTTTGTCCTGTTTAATTGGTGTGTGTTTAGCGCGATTAAAGAAACATCTATTTCAGTTGCAACCATTCTTCTTTACACAGCACCTGCCTTTGTCACTATTTTTTCAAGATTCATTTTTAAAGAATTACTAACGACACGAAAGATTTTAGCCTTACTTATAACATTTATTGGTTGCTCATTTGTTATTGGCATACTCCCAAATACGAATGAATCTATCTCACTATATGGACTCATTCTTGGACTTGGTTCAGGTCTTTTTTATGCGCTATACAGTATATTCGGGAAATTTGCACTCAGAAAATACAACTCTTTAACTGTTACTGCCTATACGTTTTTGTTCGCAGCTATTGCAGTAACCCCTTTTAGTGGATTGTGGCTCGTGGTTCCTTTATTTGCAGATATAAAAGTATGGGTATACATAATAGGTCTTGGCTTTCTCTCAACCATGCTGCCCTTTATTTTTTATACAAAAGGATTAAACACAATAGAATCAAGCCAAGCATCTATAATCGCTACAATCGAACCGGTCGTTGCATCTCTAGTAGGTTTTTTAATTTTCCACGAAAAATTGAATGTATGGCAATACTTCGGGATATTTCTAGTTATTGCGGCTGTCATTATTGTTCAAGAAACATCAAAAAAGACTAAAAAATCCGTGATTTCTAATGAATTATCCCTATAA
- a CDS encoding dihydrofolate reductase family protein, with translation MKNNRKLVLFIAASLDGYIAAKDESLDWLYKVEGEGDNGYSEFYETIDIVLMGRRTYDWILKNVTGDFPYKDKECYVFSRSATGDNEEVKFVKDNIVGFTNELKQQEGKNIWVVGGGELLHSFLKEKLIDELILTVAPTLIGNGIPLFKEDDLHLELSLKGIKRFNQFVELHYEVQK, from the coding sequence ATGAAAAACAATCGAAAATTAGTCTTGTTCATTGCTGCGAGTTTGGATGGCTATATCGCTGCAAAAGATGAATCTTTAGATTGGCTATATAAGGTTGAAGGCGAAGGGGATAATGGTTATTCGGAGTTTTATGAAACGATAGATATCGTTTTAATGGGCAGAAGAACGTACGATTGGATTCTGAAAAATGTAACAGGGGATTTCCCTTACAAGGATAAGGAATGCTACGTTTTTTCGAGATCTGCAACCGGGGATAATGAAGAGGTCAAATTTGTTAAGGATAATATCGTTGGCTTCACTAATGAACTAAAACAACAAGAAGGAAAAAATATTTGGGTTGTTGGTGGGGGAGAATTGTTACATTCTTTTTTAAAGGAAAAATTAATCGATGAACTTATACTGACAGTGGCTCCAACTTTAATAGGCAACGGTATTCCGTTATTTAAAGAAGATGATCTTCATTTGGAGTTGTCTTTAAAAGGTATTAAGCGTTTCAATCAATTTGTTGAACTTCATTATGAAGTCCAGAAATAA